Proteins encoded together in one Aeromonas encheleia window:
- a CDS encoding TAXI family TRAP transporter solute-binding subunit: MKGLSLACALSAALVGVSFGGQVQAQERFVTIGTGGQTGVYYVAGQSICRFLNRGAADHQIKCNAPASGGGVANVNGIRSGEFNFGIMQSDHQYKAMKGLPPFQAEGAMDDMRAVFSLQSEVFTILARRDAKIASFDDLKGKRVNIGNPGSGQRDTMEEIMAVKGWQKSDFGLVSELKPAEQASALGDNNIDAMSYFVGHPNGAIQEASTTTDAVLVPVTGADIDKLLAEKSYYTKAEIPGGLYKGSDQPTPSIGGKAVLSTSAKADPEVVYQLVKSVFDNLDRFKRLHPAFADLKEADMIKVGLSAPLHEGAARYYKERGWL; this comes from the coding sequence ATGAAAGGATTATCCTTGGCGTGCGCCTTGTCGGCTGCCCTGGTTGGCGTCTCCTTCGGCGGCCAGGTCCAGGCACAGGAACGCTTCGTGACGATCGGTACCGGCGGTCAGACCGGGGTCTACTACGTGGCGGGTCAGTCTATCTGTCGTTTCCTCAATCGCGGCGCCGCCGATCACCAGATCAAATGCAACGCCCCGGCCAGCGGCGGCGGGGTGGCCAACGTCAACGGCATCCGCAGTGGTGAATTCAACTTCGGCATCATGCAGTCCGACCACCAGTACAAGGCGATGAAGGGGCTGCCCCCCTTCCAGGCCGAGGGGGCCATGGACGACATGCGCGCCGTCTTCTCCCTGCAGAGCGAGGTGTTCACCATACTGGCCCGGCGCGACGCCAAGATCGCCAGCTTCGACGATCTGAAGGGCAAGCGCGTCAACATCGGCAACCCGGGCTCGGGCCAGCGCGACACCATGGAAGAGATCATGGCGGTCAAGGGCTGGCAGAAGAGCGACTTCGGGCTGGTCTCCGAGCTGAAGCCGGCCGAGCAGGCCTCGGCGCTGGGTGACAACAACATCGATGCCATGAGCTACTTCGTCGGTCACCCGAACGGGGCCATCCAGGAGGCCTCCACCACCACGGACGCCGTGCTGGTGCCGGTGACCGGGGCCGACATCGACAAGCTGCTGGCCGAGAAGAGCTACTACACCAAGGCCGAGATCCCCGGTGGCCTCTACAAGGGCAGCGACCAACCGACCCCGTCCATCGGCGGCAAGGCGGTGCTCTCCACCAGCGCCAAGGCCGATCCGGAAGTGGTCTATCAGCTGGTCAAGTCGGTGTTCGACAACCTGGATCGCTTCAAGCGTCTGCACCCGGCCTTCGCCGATCTGAAGGAAGCCGACATGATCAAGGTGGGTCTCTCAGCCCCGCTGCATGAAGGCGCCGCCCGCTATTACAAAGAGCGCGGCTGGCTCTGA